In Salvelinus alpinus chromosome 30, SLU_Salpinus.1, whole genome shotgun sequence, a single genomic region encodes these proteins:
- the LOC139559948 gene encoding patched domain-containing protein 3-like, whose translation MAKYRTDCIEKPIRMCFRIIGHFIGTHPWWFFIIPVIISTALGTGFYFLEKRTSNDIEKEFTPREGPAKMERIFIQEYFPQNESMFSSLRLNTDGTYACFIATSKTNILTVPLLEDILVLDSKVRNMTVEFEDELWQYVDICATVNGSCSSNAILDIIGYNASKVDLINLTFPTHISTFGRVSLRSTLGSVKRNNSIVQSAKAIQLFYYLRESNKARSDIWLTEFIKLLTEDSTNVTEVSYSTSMSRQSEFEKVPKSIVPLFSITYTITMSFTIVSCLRLDNVRNKVWVATVGVFSTGLAVLSSFGMLLLMGVPFVMTVSTCPFLILGIGIDDMFIMISCWQKTNVHDSVVDRLADTYQDAAISISITTITDVLALYLGFSSPFGSVQTFCLYAGTAILFCYFYNIIFLGAFLALNGQRETSNRHWFTCVKIPVDCPPGKSRRYAICCVGGAYDHDTGTEEEQPISGFFGKYYGPFLTKKWTKASIVFLYAAYLAVSVYGCLELKEGIDLRNLASDDSYISKYYNDISAHFSHNGPNVMVAVNKSLAYWEEDQLKNLSSCITDFKKLDYVDKNFSLSWLDSFQSYANANYLDINSENTFKRNLLPFLEKRPMTRQDIHFDADNKIRSSRFFLQTLNINTTKKQKDMLISLRKTAEKCPIKLLVYHPSFIYLDQYTVIVDNTIQTIVVATVLMLAISLLLIPNPLCSLWVAFSIGSVIVGVAGFMALWDVSLDSISMINLIICIGFSVNFSAHVSYAFVSSTKADSNEKAVDALAHLGFPIVQGAVSTLLGVVALSFSESYIFRTFFKLMFLVITFGLVHGVAFLPVFLTFVGMCRNG comes from the exons ATGGCGAAATACCGCACAGACTGCATAGAAAAACCGATCCGCATGTGTTTTAGAATAATCGGCCACTTCATAGGAACACATCCGTGGTGGTTCTTCATCATCCCTGTCATTATCTCAACAGCATTAGGAACAGGATTTTACTTTTTGGAAAAGAGAACATCTAATGATATTGAAAAGGAGTTTACACCTCGAGAGGGACCAGCCAAGATGGAGAGAATTTTTATTCAAGAATATTTCCCACAAAATGAATCCATGTTTTCCAGCTTGAGGTTGAACACAGATGGAACATATGCATGTTTCATAGCCACATCCAAGACAAACATTTTGACAGTGCCACTACTTGAGGACATATTAGTCTTGGACAGCAAAGTTCGGAACATGACTGTGGAGTTTGAGGATGAACTGTGGCAATATGTGGATATTTGCGCAACAGTGAATGGAAGTTGTTCCTCCAATGCCATATTGGACATTATAGGCTACAATGCCAGCAAAGTTGATCTTATTAATTTGACGTTTCCAACACATATTTCTACATTTGGCAGGGTTTCCTTGAGGTCAACACTTGGTAGTGTGAAAAGAAACAACTCAATTGTTCAAAGTGCCAAGGCAATACAACTTTTTTACTATTTACGAGAATCCAACAAAGCAAGAAGCGACATTTGGCTGACTGAGTTTATTAAGTTGCTCACAGAAGACTCAACAAATGTCACAGAG GTGTCGTATTCTACATCCATGTCAAGACAGTCGGAATTCGAGAAAGTTCCAAAGTCTATTGTTCCTCTTTTTTCCATAACATATACTATTACCATGTCTTTTACAATTGTTTCATGTTTAAG GTTGGACAACGTGAGGAATAAGGTGTGGGTGGCCACCGTTGGAGTCTTTTCTACAGGACTAGCAGTTCTTTCAAGTTTCGGGATGCTGTTGTTAATGGGTGTGCCGTTCGTCATGACTGTTTCTACCTGCCCATTCTTGATACTGG GTATTGGAATTGACGACATGTTCATCATGATTTCCTGTTGGCAGAAGACCAACGTCCATGATAGCGTGGTGGATCGTCTGGCCGACACCTACCAAGATGCCGCCATCTCCATCTCTATAACCACGATAACGGATGTCCTGGCGCTGTACCTGGGCTTCAGCTCACCCTTTGGCTCTGTTCAGACCTTCTGTCTTTACGCCGGCACAGCTATCCTTTTCTGTTACTTCTACAACATCATATTCCTTGGTGCGTTCTTAGCACTGAATGGCCAGAGGGAAACCAGCAACCGGCACTGGTTCACCTGCGTGAAGATTCCAGTGGATTGTCCTCCTGGGAAGTCGAGAAGGTATGCAATCTGCTGCGTTGGTGGGGCCTATGATCATGACACCGGGACAGAGGAGGAGCAACCAATTAGCGGCTTCTTTGGGAAGTATTACGGTCCATTTCTGACCAAGAAATGGACCAAAGCGTCCATTGTGTTTCTCTACGCCGCGTATCTGGCTGTCAGCGTCTATGGATGTCTTGAACTGAAGGAGGGTATTGACCTAAGGAACCTGGCTTCAGATGATTCCTACATTTCCAAATATTACAACGACATAAGTGCGCACTTCTCTCACAATGGTCCAAACGTTATGGTGGCTGTTAATAAGTCACTTGCCTACTGGGAAGAAGACCAGCTCAAAAATCTCAGCTCCTGCATTACAGATTTTAAAAAGTTGGACTATGTTGACAAAAACTTCTCTCTTTCCTGGCTAGATTCTTTCCAAAGCTATGCAAATGCAAATTATCTTGATATAAACTCTGAAAATACCTTCAAAAGAAACCTCCTTCCCTTCTTGGAAAAACGTCCAATGACCAGGCAGGACATTCATTTCGATGCAGATAACAAGATCCGTTCATCTCGCTTCTTTCTTCAGACGCTAAACATCAACACGACAAAGAAACAGAAGGACATGCTGATAAGCCTCAGAAAAACTGCTGAAAAATGCCCCATCAAATTACTGGTTTATCATCCATCGTTTATCTACTTAGACCAGTACACTGTTATTGTGGATAACACCATCCAGACTATCGTGGTTGCCACAGTGTTGATGCTGGCGATCTCCTTACTCCTGATACCCAACCCGCTCTGTTCGTTGTGGGTGGCGTTCTCCATTGGGTCGGTAATTGTGGGTGTAGCTGGATTCATGGCACTATGGGACGTGTCCCTGGACTCAATCTCCATGATAAATCTGATCATCTGTATCGGTTTCTCCGTTAACTTTTCCGCCCATGTCTCGTACGCCTTTGTTTCGAGCACCAAGGCCGACTCGAACGAAAAGGCTGTGGATGCACTGGCCCACCTGGGGTTTCCCATAGTGCAAGGAGCTGTCTCCACCCTTTTAGGGGTGGTGGCACTCTCTTTCTCAGAAAGCTACATCTTCAGGACTTTTTTCAAACTCATGTTTTTGGTTATTACGTTCGGGCTGGTTCACGGTGTTGCTTTCCTTCCTGTGTTTTTGACATTCGTTGGGATGTGCAGAAATGGATGA